Proteins from a single region of Nocardiopsis dassonvillei subsp. dassonvillei DSM 43111:
- a CDS encoding DUF6230 family protein has protein sequence MPKASGEASEAPQDAPEQHEAGGGTRWRRFALVAVPGFAAAAVLGGMTTQGLLAASFAVSGDSFKMSADQLVGTGFTQYGDAATSVDGSSRPVGLSSVGSAELTNLCMSSLWDLPIGQATLVITAGESTPVQGTNLVLDIEQLQGDAEFGSIEIGRDASTLDRAEGGQGPAGGFGLQSQNITVSDMELTTWAVTSGSLKLSGLSLAVRPGEHECF, from the coding sequence ATGCCCAAGGCTTCCGGCGAGGCGTCCGAGGCGCCTCAGGACGCGCCTGAGCAGCACGAAGCCGGTGGCGGGACGCGCTGGCGCAGGTTCGCCCTCGTGGCCGTCCCCGGGTTCGCGGCCGCCGCGGTCCTCGGAGGCATGACCACCCAGGGCCTGCTCGCCGCCTCCTTCGCGGTGTCCGGGGACAGTTTCAAGATGTCCGCCGACCAGCTCGTCGGCACCGGCTTCACCCAGTACGGCGACGCCGCCACCTCCGTCGACGGCTCCTCCCGCCCGGTCGGCCTGTCCTCGGTCGGCTCCGCCGAACTGACCAACCTGTGCATGTCCTCCCTGTGGGACCTGCCCATCGGCCAGGCCACCCTCGTCATCACCGCGGGCGAGTCCACCCCCGTCCAGGGCACCAACCTCGTCCTCGACATCGAGCAGCTCCAGGGCGACGCCGAGTTCGGCTCCATCGAGATCGGCCGCGACGCCAGCACGCTGGACCGGGCCGAGGGCGGCCAGGGACCGGCGGGCGGCTTCGGCCTCCAGTCCCAGAACATCACCGTCTCCGACATGGAGCTGACCACCTGGGCGGTCACCTCCGGATCCCTGAAGCTGTCCGGTCTGAGCCTGGCCGTCCGGCCCGGCGAGCACGAGTGCTTCTGA
- a CDS encoding UvrD-helicase domain-containing protein: MSALAIAPTFLSDFTRLTPDVQLNTLAVMRACQVGDEPDLESVAGAADPGVRVVSIAPDWSGVVVPDAAGHGRTGDGGLADGTHYRLVTVRPRDEALRFARDLRPEVSAGIDPAEADPTPSGPPELAGALRAPFDQWQLTLHPDQHRITEAHYNGSTQVTGGPGTGKTVIALHRAAYLAERDAAARPEDTRESVLLTTYNRALAQSLAERMDQLLPDPAVRARVRVATIDSLARSVVQTHTSVAPRMVGKDELARRWRAVAVADGLPFSGRFLVDEWEQVILAKGLELLPDYIRCERSGRVQHLAPEHRRQVWETVRRYVGAMRVEGMWSYPQLAAEAARILGRREPLFRHAVVDEAQDLHPAQWRMLRAAVPEGPDDLFIVGDPHQRVSDNRVSLASLGINVRGRGQRLRVSYRVTQEILDWSMPILDRRAALGMDDNADTLAGYRSLLRGPAPVVRGCEDRAEELTALGDWVRVWLEAGVNPAEIAVAGRNQWIVRGIAKELEARGVPTAQLEDSGAAEAVRVGTMHRLKGQEFRCVALIGVSDHLLPPKAAIEAADGDQVALEHAFQQERTLLFVACTRARDALYVSHVGRASRLIDPGL, encoded by the coding sequence GTGTCCGCCCTCGCGATCGCCCCGACGTTTCTCAGCGACTTCACCCGCCTCACGCCCGACGTCCAGCTCAACACCCTGGCCGTGATGCGCGCCTGCCAGGTCGGCGACGAGCCCGACCTGGAGTCCGTCGCGGGCGCCGCCGACCCGGGCGTCCGGGTCGTCAGCATCGCCCCCGACTGGTCCGGCGTCGTCGTCCCCGACGCCGCGGGCCACGGCCGGACCGGTGACGGCGGCCTCGCCGACGGCACCCACTACCGCCTGGTCACCGTGCGCCCGCGCGACGAGGCCCTGCGCTTCGCGCGCGACCTGCGCCCCGAGGTGTCGGCCGGGATCGACCCCGCCGAGGCCGACCCCACGCCCAGCGGCCCGCCCGAGCTGGCCGGGGCCCTGAGGGCCCCCTTCGACCAGTGGCAGCTGACCCTGCACCCCGACCAGCACCGGATCACCGAGGCGCACTACAACGGGTCCACGCAGGTCACCGGCGGCCCGGGGACCGGCAAGACCGTGATCGCGCTGCACCGCGCCGCCTACCTGGCCGAGCGCGACGCCGCCGCCCGCCCCGAGGACACCCGCGAGTCGGTGCTCCTGACCACCTACAACCGGGCGCTGGCGCAGTCCCTGGCCGAGCGGATGGACCAGCTGCTGCCCGACCCCGCCGTACGCGCCCGCGTGCGCGTGGCCACCATCGACAGCCTCGCCCGCTCCGTCGTGCAGACCCACACCAGCGTGGCGCCCCGCATGGTCGGCAAGGACGAGCTGGCCCGGCGCTGGCGCGCGGTGGCGGTGGCCGACGGCCTGCCCTTCTCCGGCCGCTTCCTGGTGGACGAGTGGGAGCAGGTGATCCTCGCCAAGGGCCTGGAGCTGCTGCCCGACTACATCCGCTGCGAGCGCAGCGGGCGGGTGCAGCACCTGGCGCCCGAGCACCGCCGCCAGGTGTGGGAGACCGTGCGGCGCTACGTCGGCGCCATGAGGGTGGAGGGGATGTGGTCCTACCCCCAGCTGGCCGCCGAGGCCGCGCGGATCCTGGGCCGCCGCGAGCCGCTGTTCCGGCACGCCGTGGTCGACGAGGCCCAGGACCTGCACCCGGCCCAGTGGCGGATGCTGCGCGCCGCCGTCCCGGAGGGGCCGGACGACCTGTTCATCGTCGGTGACCCGCACCAGCGGGTGTCCGACAACCGGGTGTCGCTGGCCTCGCTCGGCATCAACGTGCGCGGGCGCGGCCAGCGGCTGCGGGTGAGCTACCGGGTGACCCAGGAGATCCTGGACTGGAGCATGCCGATCCTGGACCGCCGTGCGGCCCTGGGCATGGACGACAACGCCGACACCCTGGCCGGGTACCGCTCGCTGCTGCGCGGTCCGGCGCCGGTGGTGCGCGGCTGCGAGGACCGCGCCGAGGAGCTCACCGCGCTGGGCGACTGGGTGCGGGTGTGGCTGGAGGCCGGGGTCAACCCGGCGGAGATCGCGGTGGCCGGGCGCAACCAGTGGATCGTGCGCGGCATCGCCAAGGAGCTGGAGGCCAGGGGCGTTCCCACCGCCCAGCTGGAGGACAGCGGCGCCGCCGAGGCGGTGCGCGTGGGGACGATGCACCGGCTCAAGGGCCAGGAGTTCCGGTGCGTGGCGCTGATCGGCGTCAGCGACCACCTGCTGCCGCCCAAGGCCGCGATCGAGGCCGCCGACGGCGACCAGGTGGCGCTGGAGCACGCCTTCCAGCAGGAGCGGACGCTGCTGTTCGTGGCCTGCACCCGGGCCCGTGACGCGCTGTACGTGTCGCACGTGGGCCGGGCCAGCCGTCTGATCGACCCCGGTCTGTGA
- a CDS encoding DUF6114 domain-containing protein — protein sequence MAHALTLLRGGRARLRDWRRGRPFWGGLLLVIAGVELLVAPAAQSLILPIDLIAYTGIAGVSGPLIAVLLITLGALSWFQPAQHLFFGVVGLMLALVSFVTSNFGGFVIGMLLGIVGGSLVFAWAPRVVRRRRRGRGRRRVADADAAGPGVSAGAPPGAAVPRGPEAPDGTGGRAAGEEPPTAVPAETAPDAGVPGTPPGRDTGSATPDGSVSAPRPPSRPLAALALPLALAVTLVGAAAPADWPWDWFLPPGEEEEQPSPSPSPSDEPSASPTDRPTPPGPGPGAGEGDGPDERPEDGETEEEPEEDGRDREANPDECEMGTGESALAGSEEEFLDAVRACQAAQDAGELPEVPLEEAHDCSTGSVRASGLTADRLTMSGARYDGVVECPTLDGPRRYIRLTMSRADFVNAELWFEDAGTRMSLGLPTMVMDGSVQMHITRMHVRILGIPLTFTPDFPPPLLLPYMIVTDVDVDDPLASTDVMNIPDLNGRYGGA from the coding sequence ATGGCCCACGCACTGACCCTGCTCCGCGGGGGCCGGGCGCGCCTGCGCGACTGGCGGCGCGGCCGCCCGTTCTGGGGCGGGCTCCTCCTCGTCATCGCCGGAGTCGAGCTGCTGGTCGCACCGGCCGCGCAGAGCCTGATCCTGCCCATCGACCTGATCGCCTACACCGGTATCGCCGGTGTGTCGGGTCCGCTCATCGCGGTACTGCTGATCACCCTGGGAGCGCTGAGCTGGTTCCAGCCCGCGCAGCACCTCTTCTTCGGGGTGGTCGGGCTCATGCTCGCCCTGGTGTCCTTCGTGACCTCCAACTTCGGCGGCTTCGTCATCGGGATGCTGCTCGGCATCGTCGGCGGCTCCCTCGTCTTCGCGTGGGCGCCCCGCGTGGTCCGCCGCCGAAGGCGCGGCCGGGGACGCCGACGGGTCGCGGACGCCGACGCCGCCGGTCCAGGGGTGTCTGCCGGGGCCCCTCCAGGGGCCGCCGTCCCCCGAGGCCCCGAAGCGCCCGACGGGACCGGTGGGCGCGCGGCCGGGGAGGAACCCCCGACCGCCGTCCCCGCCGAGACCGCGCCCGACGCGGGCGTTCCCGGGACCCCTCCCGGCAGGGACACCGGTTCCGCGACACCCGACGGGTCCGTCAGCGCCCCCCGGCCTCCGTCCCGGCCGCTGGCCGCGCTCGCCCTGCCCCTGGCACTGGCCGTGACCCTGGTCGGCGCCGCCGCGCCCGCCGACTGGCCCTGGGACTGGTTCCTGCCCCCGGGCGAGGAGGAGGAGCAGCCCTCGCCCTCCCCCTCCCCCTCGGACGAGCCCTCGGCGAGTCCCACCGACCGGCCCACCCCGCCGGGGCCCGGGCCCGGCGCGGGCGAGGGGGACGGTCCGGACGAGCGGCCCGAGGACGGGGAGACCGAGGAGGAGCCGGAGGAGGACGGTCGGGACCGGGAGGCGAACCCGGACGAGTGCGAGATGGGCACCGGTGAGTCCGCCCTGGCGGGGTCAGAGGAGGAGTTCCTGGACGCCGTCCGCGCCTGCCAGGCGGCCCAGGACGCGGGGGAGCTGCCCGAGGTTCCGCTGGAGGAGGCCCACGACTGCTCCACCGGCTCGGTCCGCGCCTCCGGCCTGACCGCCGACCGGCTGACGATGAGCGGCGCCCGCTACGACGGCGTGGTGGAGTGCCCCACCCTCGACGGCCCCCGCAGGTACATCCGGCTGACCATGAGCCGGGCCGACTTCGTCAACGCCGAACTGTGGTTCGAGGACGCCGGAACCCGGATGAGCCTGGGCCTGCCCACCATGGTCATGGACGGGTCCGTCCAGATGCACATCACCCGCATGCACGTGCGCATCCTGGGGATCCCGCTCACCTTCACACCGGACTTCCCGCCCCCGCTGCTGCTGCCGTACATGATCGTCACCGACGTGGACGTGGACGACCCGCTGGCCAGCACCGACGTCATGAACATCCCCGACCTCAACGGCCGCTACGGCGGCGCCTGA
- a CDS encoding GMC oxidoreductase gives MPPERSTDPTATPSSSAPTSRTAAETPTETPTGTRAETGSATGDRADRFDYDVLVVGSGFGGSVSALRLTEKGYRVGVLEAGRRFTPQTLPSSSWDVRNFLWAPRLGMYGIQRIHLLRDVVILAGAGVGGGSLNYANTLYHPLDPFFEDPQWRHITDWKSELAPFYDQARRMLGVRTNPTVTPSDVHMKAIAEDMGVGHTFRLTPVGVCFGDGRDGDGRRAEPGASVGDPYFGGAGPDRRACTECGECMTGCRHGAKNALTENYLYFAERDGAEVHPLTTVERLRELPGGGFAADTVRTDAPRRRSSARTFTARQVVVAAGTYNTQTLLHRMRDSGALPRLSARLGTLTRTNSEALVGAMTRRVRPQEDLTRGVAITSSIHPDENTHIEPVRYGKGSNAMALLTAMQVPGGGRIPRWLRFLGLAARHPVVFARSLSARRWSERTIIGLVMQSLDNSLTTSVRRGPLGGRKRLTSRQGHGEPNPTWIPAGQDAATRLAERIDGFPGGTVGDVFNVPMTAHFLGGCPIGDSPETGVIDPYHRLYGHPGVHVVDGSAVTANLGVNPSLTITAQAERAMSMWPNKGEEDTRPEQGERYRRVGPVFPASPAVPAGAFAELRFTAPLPLSVVDSEAPSADAAAVGGTTGAAGETGADGEDART, from the coding sequence GTGCCCCCAGAGCGCAGCACAGATCCCACCGCCACCCCCAGCTCCTCCGCTCCCACCTCACGGACCGCGGCCGAAACCCCAACCGAAACCCCGACCGGAACCAGGGCCGAGACCGGATCCGCGACCGGTGACCGCGCCGACCGCTTCGACTACGACGTCCTGGTCGTGGGCTCGGGCTTCGGCGGTTCGGTGAGCGCCCTGCGCCTCACCGAGAAGGGCTACCGCGTCGGCGTCCTGGAGGCGGGGCGCCGCTTCACGCCCCAGACGCTGCCCTCCTCGTCCTGGGACGTCCGCAACTTCCTGTGGGCGCCCCGGCTCGGTATGTACGGCATCCAGCGCATCCACCTGCTGCGCGACGTGGTGATCCTGGCGGGGGCCGGCGTCGGCGGCGGTTCCCTCAACTACGCCAACACGCTGTACCACCCGCTGGACCCGTTCTTCGAGGACCCGCAGTGGCGGCACATCACCGACTGGAAGTCGGAGCTGGCGCCGTTCTACGACCAGGCCCGCCGCATGCTCGGCGTGCGCACCAACCCCACCGTCACCCCCTCCGACGTGCACATGAAGGCGATCGCCGAGGACATGGGCGTGGGGCACACCTTCCGTCTCACCCCGGTGGGCGTGTGCTTCGGCGACGGACGGGACGGCGACGGCCGCCGGGCCGAGCCCGGCGCGTCCGTGGGGGACCCCTACTTCGGCGGCGCGGGCCCCGACCGGCGTGCCTGCACGGAGTGCGGGGAGTGCATGACCGGATGCCGCCACGGCGCCAAGAACGCCCTGACCGAGAACTACCTGTACTTCGCCGAGCGCGACGGCGCCGAGGTGCACCCGCTGACCACCGTCGAGCGGCTGCGCGAACTGCCGGGCGGCGGCTTCGCCGCCGACACCGTCAGGACCGACGCGCCCCGGCGGCGGTCGAGCGCCCGCACGTTCACCGCCCGCCAGGTGGTCGTGGCCGCCGGGACCTACAACACCCAGACGCTGCTGCACCGCATGCGCGACTCGGGCGCGCTGCCCCGCCTGTCGGCGAGGCTGGGCACGCTCACCCGCACCAACTCCGAGGCTCTCGTCGGCGCGATGACCCGCCGGGTGAGACCGCAGGAGGACCTGACCCGGGGCGTGGCCATCACGTCCTCGATCCACCCGGACGAGAACACCCACATCGAACCGGTCCGCTACGGCAAGGGCTCCAACGCGATGGCGCTGCTCACCGCGATGCAGGTGCCCGGCGGCGGGCGGATCCCGCGCTGGCTGCGGTTCCTGGGGCTGGCCGCGCGCCACCCGGTGGTGTTCGCCCGCAGCCTCTCCGCCCGCCGCTGGTCGGAGCGGACCATCATCGGCCTGGTGATGCAGTCGCTGGACAACTCGCTGACGACGTCGGTGCGGCGGGGGCCGCTGGGCGGGAGGAAGAGGCTGACCTCCCGGCAGGGCCACGGTGAGCCGAACCCGACGTGGATCCCCGCGGGGCAGGACGCGGCCACCCGGCTGGCCGAGCGCATCGACGGCTTTCCCGGGGGCACGGTGGGCGACGTGTTCAACGTCCCGATGACCGCGCACTTCCTGGGCGGCTGCCCGATCGGCGACAGCCCGGAGACCGGGGTCATCGACCCCTACCACCGGCTGTACGGCCACCCGGGCGTCCACGTGGTGGACGGCTCGGCGGTCACCGCGAACCTGGGGGTGAACCCGTCGCTGACCATCACCGCGCAGGCCGAGCGCGCGATGTCGATGTGGCCCAACAAGGGCGAGGAGGACACCCGTCCGGAGCAGGGCGAGCGGTACCGGCGGGTCGGGCCGGTGTTCCCGGCCTCCCCGGCGGTTCCGGCCGGCGCCTTCGCCGAGCTGCGGTTCACCGCCCCGCTCCCGCTCTCGGTGGTGGACTCGGAGGCGCCGTCAGCGGACGCGGCGGCCGTCGGCGGGACGACCGGGGCCGCTGGGGAGACCGGGGCCGATGGGGAGGACGCACGAACGTGA
- a CDS encoding SanA/YdcF family protein — MGLWIAAVGAGACALALGPYAWTFLGSAGRRGEVDTVPHRPVAVVLGAAAWNDGPSPLLARRLDLAVRLYENGRVERIIVSGDNREVSRRETDTMTAYLVAQGVPADRIDADRHGYRTWDTCVRVRDLFGVREATMVTQSFHLPRTVALARAAGIDAVGVGDSSMGARRRSTVIGYAREVAAAVKALRDAVLRPAPARSEL, encoded by the coding sequence GTGGGCTTGTGGATCGCGGCGGTCGGAGCGGGCGCGTGCGCCCTGGCACTGGGCCCCTACGCCTGGACCTTCCTGGGCAGCGCCGGGCGCCGCGGGGAGGTCGACACCGTCCCGCACCGGCCCGTGGCCGTGGTCCTGGGGGCCGCCGCCTGGAACGACGGACCCTCACCGCTGCTCGCCCGCCGCCTGGACCTGGCCGTGCGCCTGTACGAGAACGGCCGGGTCGAACGGATCATCGTCTCCGGCGACAACCGCGAGGTGTCGCGCCGCGAGACCGACACCATGACCGCGTACCTGGTCGCGCAGGGCGTGCCAGCCGACCGGATCGACGCCGACCGCCACGGCTACCGCACGTGGGACACCTGTGTGCGGGTGCGCGACCTGTTCGGGGTGCGCGAGGCGACCATGGTCACCCAGTCCTTCCACCTGCCCCGCACGGTCGCCCTCGCCCGCGCCGCGGGGATCGACGCGGTCGGGGTGGGCGACTCCAGCATGGGCGCCCGCCGCCGCTCCACCGTGATCGGCTACGCCCGTGAGGTCGCCGCCGCGGTCAAGGCCCTGCGCGACGCCGTGCTGCGCCCGGCGCCCGCCCGGAGCGAGCTCTAG
- a CDS encoding DUF1707 SHOCT-like domain-containing protein gives MRVSDAERDQVAEVLREAAAQGRITLDELDERLNAVYAAKTYADLEPVTADLPTGAETLPGAVARPVEGVLPERHDGGDALVIRSQGGGPVIRRGAWQVPRRVEVHNKYGLTRLDFREASLTSAVVEVHVDASWGNGTVILPEGATAEVEADASWFGTLRNSTDSLRRASAPHFVITGSCQGGSLTVRYKRPFSWGGLAGLGS, from the coding sequence ATGCGTGTCTCCGACGCGGAGAGGGACCAGGTGGCGGAGGTCCTGCGGGAGGCGGCGGCACAGGGGCGCATCACCCTCGACGAACTCGACGAACGGCTCAACGCCGTCTACGCGGCCAAGACCTACGCCGACCTCGAACCGGTCACCGCCGACCTGCCGACGGGCGCCGAGACGCTGCCGGGCGCCGTCGCGCGGCCGGTGGAGGGCGTCCTCCCGGAGCGCCACGACGGCGGCGACGCCCTCGTCATCCGCTCCCAGGGCGGTGGCCCCGTCATCCGCAGGGGCGCGTGGCAGGTGCCGCGCCGCGTCGAGGTGCACAACAAGTACGGCCTCACCCGGCTCGACTTCCGCGAGGCCTCCCTGACCAGCGCCGTCGTCGAGGTCCACGTGGACGCCTCCTGGGGGAACGGCACCGTGATCCTGCCCGAGGGCGCCACCGCCGAGGTGGAGGCGGACGCCTCCTGGTTCGGCACACTGCGCAACAGCACCGACTCCCTGCGCCGGGCGTCCGCCCCGCACTTCGTCATCACCGGTTCCTGCCAGGGCGGCTCCCTGACGGTTCGGTACAAGCGGCCCTTCTCCTGGGGCGGCCTGGCGGGTCTGGGGAGCTGA